One genomic segment of Benincasa hispida cultivar B227 unplaced genomic scaffold, ASM972705v1 Contig118_3, whole genome shotgun sequence includes these proteins:
- the LOC120068841 gene encoding uncharacterized protein LOC120068841: protein MISILAQERLLGAALGSVFAGVVVFEQRKSLHRSISENYPPTTQSPVRKPVLAKKSGPEFSHLWNRAIDQTFGPVIQAFSSRGW, encoded by the exons ATGATTTCCATTCTCGCTCAG GAGCGACTGCTTGGTGCTGCATTGGGGAGCGTGTTCGCCGGGGTGGTTGTTTTTGAGCAGCGGAAAAGCTTACACCGGTCCATTTCCGAAAACTATCCACCAACCACCCAATCTCCG GTGAGAAAACCTGTACTAGCAAAGAAATCTGGCCCGGAGTTTTCGCACCTATGGAATAGAGCTATAGACCAGACATTTGGACCCGTGATTCAGGCTTTCAGTTCACGGGGATGGTGA